A genomic stretch from Pseudomonas sp. MUP55 includes:
- a CDS encoding response regulator produces the protein MEHVDHILIVDDDREIRELVGNYLQKNGLRTTVVADGRQMRHFLESTPVDLIVLDIMMPGDDGLVLCRELRAGKHKATPILMLTARNDDTDRIIGLEMGADDYLVKPFVARELLARINAVLRRTRMLPPNLVLTEAGRLLAFGKWRLDTTARHLLDGEGTIVTLSGGEYRLLRVFLDHPQRVLNRDQLLNLTQGRDADLFDRSIDLLVSRLRHRLQDDARAPAYIKTVRSEGYVFTYAVEVSGEQP, from the coding sequence GTGGAGCACGTAGATCACATTCTCATCGTTGATGATGATCGCGAGATCAGGGAGCTGGTCGGCAATTACCTTCAAAAAAACGGGCTGCGTACCACGGTGGTGGCCGATGGTCGCCAGATGCGCCACTTTCTGGAGTCCACGCCGGTCGACTTGATTGTGCTGGATATCATGATGCCCGGCGACGATGGGCTGGTGCTGTGTCGGGAACTGCGAGCAGGCAAGCACAAAGCCACACCGATTCTGATGCTCACCGCGCGCAATGACGACACTGACCGAATCATCGGCCTGGAAATGGGCGCCGATGATTACCTGGTCAAGCCCTTCGTCGCCCGGGAGTTACTGGCGCGAATTAACGCCGTACTGCGCCGCACACGCATGTTGCCGCCCAATCTTGTCCTCACCGAAGCAGGCCGGCTGCTTGCATTTGGCAAATGGCGGCTGGATACCACGGCGCGGCATCTGCTGGACGGTGAAGGAACCATCGTGACGTTAAGCGGCGGTGAGTATCGGCTGCTTCGCGTGTTCCTTGACCACCCGCAGCGCGTTCTCAATCGCGATCAACTGCTGAACCTCACACAGGGGCGGGATGCCGACCTCTTTGACCGATCGATTGACTTGCTCGTCAGTCGGCTGCGCCACCGGTTGCAGGACGACGCGCGCGCCCCTGCCTACATCAAGACGGTTCGCAGCGAGGGCTATGTGTTTA